The following are encoded together in the Chaetodon trifascialis isolate fChaTrf1 chromosome 3, fChaTrf1.hap1, whole genome shotgun sequence genome:
- the LOC139327687 gene encoding alpha-1,3-galactosyltransferase 2-like: MDKCPVDSGAMLSVENSVDARLDLGSRADVQTCTPWKAPIVWDGMFDPDLYDQMHESEGSSVALTVFAVGRYLDAYLQAFLNSSERHFMLGLPVTYYVFTDEPEKIPEIQLAPQRSMKVVKVERHSRWQDISMMRMKTISEVIESDIRHSCTHVFCFDVDQVFAGRFGSEALGDSVALLHAHYYHLPKVMFTYDRNPNSKAYMKSGDFYYHAAVFGGSWKSVKALTEACYQSIMEDKHNNVEALWHDESHLNKYMWLHKPSRVLSPEYCWDTSIGNRSDIRVTRLLWAPKHYNTLRTG; encoded by the exons ATGGACAAATGCCCGGTGGATAGTGGAGCGATGCTGTCGGTGGAAAACAGCGTGGATGCCAGGCTCGATCTGGG GTCAAGAGCTGATGTGCAAACTTGCACACCGTGGAAAGCTCCCATCGTGTGGGACGGCATGTTTGACCCCGATCTTTACGACCAGATGCACGAGAGTGAGGGATCCtctgtggctctcacggtgTTCGCTGTGGGCAG GTACCTGGATGCTTACCTGCAGGCCTTCCTGAACTCATCAGAGCGGCACTTTATGTTGGGTTTGCCCGTCACTTATTATGTGTTTACGGACGAGCCAGAGAAGATTCCAGAGATCCAGCTCGCTCCTCAGCGAAGCATGAAGGTTGTCAAAGTGGAGAGGCACTCCAGGTGGCAAGACATCTCCATGATGCGAATGAAAACGATATCAGAGGTCATCGAGTCGGACATTCGCCACAGCTGCACGCACGTCTTCTGCTTTGACGTGGACCAGGTGTTTGCTGGGAGATTTGGCTCGGAGGCTCTGGGAGATTCCGTGGCTCTGCTCCACGCTCACTACTACCACCTTCCAAAGGTGATGTTTACCTATGACCGCAACCCAAACTCCAAGGCGTACATGAAAAGCGGGGATTTTTACTACCATGCTGCTGTCTTTGGAGGCTCGTGGAAGAGCGTGAAGGCCCTGACTGAGGCCTGCTATCAGAGCATCATggaggacaaacacaacaaTGTGGAGGCTCTGTGGCACGATGAGAGTCACCTCAACAAGTACATGTGGCTTCATAAACCAAGCAGGGTGCTCTCCCCGGAGTACTGCTGGGACACCAGCATCGGCAACAGGAGTGACATACGAGTCACACGGCTACTGTGGGCGCCAAAACATTATAACACACTCCGCACAGGTTAG